The sequence TTCGTACCTGTACTTTGTTTGTGAGTTGAAAGGTGTACCTGTAAACCAGAGAAAAGATAAGATTCAAGAGGTAGTCGAAGAAATAGGATTGACTGAGGTAAGAAAAAGGCTTATAAGGAATTTATCTAAAGGTTATAAACAGAGGGTCGGCTTGGCACAAGCTATAATAGGCGATCCTGATGTCCTTGTGCTGGATGAGCCCACGGTTGGCTTAGACCCTAAACAGATCAAGGAAATAAGAGATATTATAAAAAAATTAGGGAAAAGGCACACCATTATCTTGAGTACCCATATACTTCCAGAGGTTAGTATGGTGTGCGATAGGGTCGTTATTATAAACAAAGGGAAGATAGTAGCTATAGATAAAACAGAGAATCTTTCCAATGCTTTGCAGAATTCAAGAAGGTATTTTGCACAGATAGCAGGGCCTTATAACAAAGTAACAGAGATCATAAAAGGCCTGTACGGAGTAAAGAACGTTCAGGGTGAAGAGGACAAAGAAAACGGTACTGTTCAATTGGAAATAGAGACATCTGTAGAAAGGGATATAAGGAAGGAAATGTTTTTCTCGCTGGCAAAAG is a genomic window of Caldanaerobius fijiensis DSM 17918 containing:
- a CDS encoding ABC transporter ATP-binding protein, translating into MMIELNNVTKVYGSRKAVDNISFSVDKGEILGFLGPNGAGKSTTMKMITGYMPPTSGSIKIAGYDIFEQALEAKKHLGYLPEVPPLYTDMTVDSYLYFVCELKGVPVNQRKDKIQEVVEEIGLTEVRKRLIRNLSKGYKQRVGLAQAIIGDPDVLVLDEPTVGLDPKQIKEIRDIIKKLGKRHTIILSTHILPEVSMVCDRVVIINKGKIVAIDKTENLSNALQNSRRYFAQIAGPYNKVTEIIKGLYGVKNVQGEEDKENGTVQLEIETSVERDIRKEMFFSLAKAGYPIMELRSLGYSLEEVFLQLTTEEEKDNESMGNIQTRA